A portion of the Limanda limanda chromosome 3, fLimLim1.1, whole genome shotgun sequence genome contains these proteins:
- the LOC132998818 gene encoding hatching enzyme 1.2-like, with amino-acid sequence MNNSHALFELEPERTSIMTPVFLLLLFFSMTAITAVSFITGIMIFTLSAEIKIISVMSEGEAEKDVSEIIEAANAGSTNLVDGDVVETSTRNAALCTYYGCKWRKRGSKVYVPVYISNRFSRTERNTIIRGLVSFHSSTCIRFVWRRYASQRDYIYFYSGSGCFSNIGRKGGHQFISLKKNGCVYHSTVQHEVLHALGFHHEHKRSDRDRYVRINWANIKPSAKHNFQRARTNNLWTGYDFNSVMHYSKNAFSSNGKPTIVGRNPSQTFGGARSMSRNDILRVNRLYRCCE; translated from the exons ATGAACAATAGCCACGCCCT atttgaacTTGAACCTGAGAGGACCAGCATCATGACGcctgtgttcctcctcctcctcttcttctccatgACGGCCATCACTGCAGTAAGTTTCATCACTGGGATCATGATCTTCACCTTATCAGCTGAGATCAAAATCATCTCTGTTATGAGCGAG GGTGAAGCTGAAAAAG acGTCTCTGAAATCATCGAAGCAGCTAACGCTGGCTCAA CAAACCTGGTGGATGGCGACGTTGTGGAAACTTCCACGAGGAACGCAGCTCTTTGCACATACTACGGCTGCAAGTGGCGCAAACGTGGATCCAAAGTCTATGTGCCGGTGTACATCTCCAATCGTTTCT CAAGAACAGAGCGCAACACCATCATCAGAGGCCTGGTGTCCTTCCACAGCTCCACCTGCATTCGCTTTGTTTGGAGAAGATACGCCTCGCAGCGGGATTACATCTACTTCTACTCTGGATCTGG gtGCTTCTCTAACATTGGCCGTAAGGGTGGACATCAGTTTATCTCCCTGAAGAAGAACGGGTGTGTGTACCACTCCACGGTGCAGCATGAGGTCCTCCACGCTCTGGGTTTCCACCACGAGCACAAGCGCAGCGACAGGGACCGATACGTTCGAATCAACTGGGCGAACATCAAGCCAA GTGCGAAACACAACTTTCAGAGAGCTCGGACTAACAATTTGTGGACTGGATACGACTTTAACTCTGTCATGCATTACAGCAA AAACGCCTTCTCCAGTAATGGAAAGCCCACCATCGTCGGCAGGAATCCATCCCAGACATTTGGAGGTGCCAGATCCATGAGCAGAAATGACATCCTCCGCGTCAACAGGCTTTACAGATGCTGTGAGTAA